Proteins encoded within one genomic window of Fragaria vesca subsp. vesca linkage group LG1, FraVesHawaii_1.0, whole genome shotgun sequence:
- the LOC101314791 gene encoding tRNA(His) guanylyltransferase 1-like: MANSKFEYVKSYEVEDEIFLPNLIVVRIDGRDFRRFAEVHTFEKPNDVVALNLMNSCAVCVLEEFPDIVFSYGFSDEYSFVFKKTSKFHQRRASKVESVIVSFFSSVYVIKWREFFPHKELRYPPSFHSKVISCGTIEVLQSYLLWRQNDCHTNNLRNTCLWELIKGGKTECEALELLEGTSKEEKNDLLFEKFEINYQKLDEMFRQGSCILKTEVIDVVKHNENGSPVRRLRKKLRIVHSKNIASISFWNKHKILLNELGNFAKDIGKVEPDFLRSFQFDKKLMPSTWIVIRIDGCHFHRFSDVHEFVKPNDEQALNLMNSCAVAVVKEFQDTVFAYGVSDEYSFVMKKDSHFYQRRASEIVSVMVSLFTSLYAMKWKCIFPERDLKYPPYFDGRAVCYPSTEILRDYLAWRQVDCHINNQYNTCFWQLVKSGKSKREAQNFLKGTLAGDKDKLLKQFGTDYSELPVMFRQGSSIFWDKKKVDVEHCNIIEPSFWCAHPTILNT; the protein is encoded by the exons ATGGCAAACAGCAAGTTCGAGTACGTGAAGTCATACGAAGTTGAAGATGAGATCTTCTTGCCTAATTTGATTGTTGTTCGAATTGATGGACGTGATTTTCGAAG GTTTGCAGAAGTGCATACGTTTGAGAAACCAAATGATGTGGTAGCATTGAATTTGATGAATTCATGCGCAGTTTGTGTTTTGGAGGAGTTTCCAGATATCGTTTTTTCATATGGATTCAGTGACGAGTACAG CTTTGTCTTCAAGAAGACGTCCAAGTTTCACCAGAGGCGTGCAAG CAAAGTAGAGTCCGTTATAGTATCTTTCTTCAGCTCAGTATATGTGATAAAATGGAGAGAATTCTTCCCTCATAAGGAGTTAAGATACCCTCCCTCTTTCCATTCAAAGGTTATATCCTGTGGTACAATAGAAGTTCTTCAGTCATATCTTTTGTGGAGACAAAATGATT GTCATACAAATAACCTGCGGAATACTTGCCTATGGGAGCTAATTAAAGGTGGAAAGACTGAATGCGAAGCACTAGAGTTACTAGAG GGCACCAGTAAAGAAGAGAAAAACGACCTTCTTTTTGAAAAGTTTGAGATCAATTACCAGAAGTTGGATGAAATGTTTCGTCAAGGATCCTGCATTTTGAAAACTGAG GTGATAGACGTAGTGAAGCACAATGAGAATGGTTCTCCAGTTCGGAGACTTAGGAAAAAGTTAAGAATAGTTCATTCAAAGAATATAGCAAGTATAAGCTTTTGGAACAAGCACAAAATTCTTCTGAATGAGCTCGGTAATTTCGCAAAGGACATTGGAAAAGTTGAACCAGATTTTCTCAGGTCTTTCCAGTTTGATAAAAAATTGATGCCATCGACTTGGATTGTCATTAGAATTGATGGTTGCCATTTCCACAG GTTTTCTGATGTTCATGAATTTGTGAAGCCAAATGATGAGCAGGCTCTCAACCTTATGAATTCATGTGCAGTGGCTGTGGTAAAAGAGTTTCAAGACACAGTGTTTGCCTATGGCGTTAGTGATGAATACAG CTTTGTTATGAAGAAAGACTCTCATTTCTATCAAAGACGAGCAAG TGAAATAGTATCTGTCATGGTGTCACTCTTTACTTCCTTGTACGCAATGAAATGGAAATGTATCTTCCCTGAGAGAGATTTGAAATACCCTCCTTATTTTGATGGCCGTGCTGTGTGCTATCCATCAACTGAAATTCTTCGAGATTATCTGGCTTGGAGACAAGTTGATT GCCATATCAACAATCAATACAATACTTGTTTTTGGCAGCTTGTTAAGTCTGGAAAGAGCAAAAGGGAAGCTCAAAATTTTCTGAAG GGTACTCTAGCAGGTGACAAAGATAAACTGCTTAAGCAATTTGGTACTGACTACAGCGAATTGCCTGTCATGTTCCGCCAAGGTTCATCCATTTTCTGGGACAAG AAAAAAGTTGATGTTGAACATTGCAATATTATTGAACCAAGCTTTTGGTGTGCACACCCAACAATTCTTAACACATAA